From Marivirga harenae, one genomic window encodes:
- a CDS encoding low molecular weight protein-tyrosine-phosphatase, translating to MKKILFVCLGNICRSPLAEGLMLSKISNMDNEEQFKIDSCGTADYHIGELPDERTRENAQENGLELKHRARQFDASDFNRFDHILVMDNANKMKIIGFATSEEHLQKVQLMRDYETEINLQGIDVPDPYYGGEEGFQNVYDILDRCTENLLNYHLQAIEN from the coding sequence ATGAAAAAAATACTTTTCGTGTGCTTGGGGAACATTTGCAGATCACCACTGGCTGAAGGTTTGATGTTAAGTAAAATATCAAATATGGACAATGAAGAACAATTTAAAATTGATTCATGCGGAACAGCGGATTATCATATTGGTGAGTTGCCTGATGAAAGAACACGTGAAAATGCTCAGGAAAATGGTTTAGAATTGAAACACCGTGCAAGGCAGTTTGATGCTTCAGACTTTAATCGCTTTGATCATATTTTGGTAATGGACAATGCCAATAAAATGAAGATTATTGGATTTGCAACTTCTGAGGAGCATCTACAAAAAGTTCAGCTTATGCGTGATTATGAGACTGAAATCAATTTGCAGGGCATTGATGTACCTGATCCATATTATGGTGGAGAGGAAGGTTTCCAAAATGTATATGATATCTTGGACAGATGTACCGAGAATCTATTGAATTACCACCTGCAAGCCATTGAAAACTAA
- a CDS encoding glycosyltransferase — protein MKGKVAVICLCYNHEKYVQEAMQSVLEQTYSAELIIVDDASSDDSVQRIKSFIDHHPNRNIKSIFLRENIGNCKAFNKALELVNADYIIDLAADDRLLEDRVGEGLQNLERDRNIAVNFTNANYINEEGEYIKTHYPVDKKNHSTIPVPEGNLFYQILQRYFICSPSMMYRSSFLKELGGYDEDLAYEDFDIMLRLSRQHLFSYTDKILVEKRVLSSSMSHQQYQSNNKQLASTLKICYKAFDMIQDKRDKKALLRRIFYESRQAFLHKRFILFSAFINLGLKTILQK, from the coding sequence ATGAAGGGTAAGGTAGCTGTAATTTGTTTGTGCTATAATCATGAAAAATATGTACAGGAAGCGATGCAATCAGTTTTAGAGCAAACTTATTCTGCAGAACTTATTATTGTGGATGATGCTTCAAGCGATGACAGTGTACAAAGAATAAAATCTTTTATTGATCATCATCCAAATAGAAATATCAAATCAATCTTCTTGCGAGAAAATATTGGTAATTGTAAGGCTTTTAATAAGGCATTGGAACTAGTTAATGCCGATTATATTATTGATTTGGCGGCTGATGATCGTTTATTGGAGGATAGGGTGGGAGAAGGACTGCAAAATCTGGAAAGAGATCGAAATATTGCCGTTAATTTTACAAATGCAAACTACATAAATGAGGAAGGAGAGTATATTAAAACTCATTATCCGGTAGATAAGAAGAACCATTCTACTATTCCAGTGCCAGAGGGCAATTTATTTTATCAGATTTTACAAAGATATTTTATTTGTTCTCCAAGCATGATGTACAGGTCTTCTTTTTTGAAAGAGCTTGGTGGATATGATGAAGATTTAGCTTATGAGGATTTTGATATTATGCTCAGACTTTCAAGACAGCACCTATTCAGTTACACCGACAAAATATTGGTGGAGAAAAGGGTTTTATCTAGCTCGATGTCTCACCAACAATACCAAAGTAACAATAAACAATTGGCTTCGACTTTGAAAATCTGTTATAAAGCATTTGATATGATTCAAGATAAACGGGACAAAAAAGCGCTACTTAGAAGAATTTTTTATGAATCAAGACAGGCTTTTCTTCATAAAAGATTCATATTGTTCTCAGCTTTTATTAATTTGGGTCTTAAAACTATTTTGCAAAAATGA
- a CDS encoding IMPACT family protein: MKDYFYTISKGGEGFYKEKGSKFIGLAFRVHNEDEVKEKLEEVKKQFHDARHHCYAYFLSKDKLRANDDGEPNHSAGDPILGQIKSKNLTQVLVVVVRYFGGTKLGVSGLINAYKTAAFESLEASKLLKVTIEAIYEIQYGYEITNEVMKLIADFAADIKNQEFTENCNAILGIKQSLQEKFEEEASKIDGLKFDINNALHDD, from the coding sequence ATGAAGGACTATTTCTACACAATTTCTAAAGGTGGCGAAGGATTCTATAAAGAAAAAGGTAGTAAATTCATAGGACTAGCCTTTAGAGTGCATAATGAAGATGAAGTTAAAGAAAAATTAGAGGAGGTCAAGAAGCAGTTTCATGATGCTCGCCATCATTGCTATGCTTATTTTTTATCAAAAGACAAGCTGCGAGCAAATGATGATGGGGAACCCAACCATTCCGCTGGAGATCCCATTTTAGGTCAAATAAAATCAAAAAACCTAACGCAAGTCCTAGTAGTGGTAGTCCGTTACTTTGGTGGGACAAAACTTGGTGTCTCTGGCCTAATAAATGCATATAAAACAGCAGCATTTGAGTCTTTGGAGGCTTCAAAACTATTAAAAGTTACCATTGAAGCTATCTACGAAATACAATATGGATACGAAATTACAAATGAGGTAATGAAATTAATAGCTGATTTTGCAGCTGATATTAAAAATCAAGAATTCACAGAAAACTGTAATGCCATATTAGGTATTAAACAATCATTACAGGAGAAATTTGAAGAAGAAGCTAGTAAAATTGATGGCCTAAAGTTCGATATAAATAATGCACTTCATGACGATTGA
- a CDS encoding DUF962 domain-containing protein, giving the protein MRKIDTLLEEYGASHKNATNKKVHWICVPLIFWSVVALLYSIPNDMLTYAFGVGYFNNWAVVVLGIVLIYYISLSIPLSFGMVLFAVLCIAVARWADQLDFLPLWAIALLVFFLAWVGQFWGHKIEGKKPSFLKDLQFLLIGPAWLMHFIYKKIGVKY; this is encoded by the coding sequence ATGAGAAAAATAGATACATTATTAGAGGAATATGGGGCGAGTCATAAAAATGCAACTAATAAGAAAGTTCATTGGATTTGTGTACCTTTAATATTTTGGAGTGTTGTAGCTTTGCTCTATAGTATACCAAATGATATGTTAACCTATGCATTCGGTGTTGGTTACTTTAATAATTGGGCAGTAGTTGTTTTAGGGATCGTGCTTATTTATTATATCAGTTTGTCAATCCCCCTCTCATTTGGTATGGTGCTATTTGCTGTTTTATGTATAGCAGTTGCACGCTGGGCGGATCAGCTAGATTTTTTGCCTCTGTGGGCAATAGCATTGCTAGTGTTTTTCTTGGCATGGGTAGGTCAATTTTGGGGTCATAAAATTGAAGGTAAAAAGCCTTCATTTCTGAAAGATTTACAGTTTTTACTAATCGGACCTGCCTGGTTAATGCATTTTATTTACAAAAAGATTGGAGTGAAATATTGA
- the hisG gene encoding ATP phosphoribosyltransferase has translation MNTLKIAIQKSGRLSEDSLKLIKECGIKFSNGKGKLKAVADNFPIEFLFLRDDDIPGYVEDGVADLGIVGENVLVEYNNDVKIVKKLGFSKCRLSIGVDRNWDYKNIKDLDGKSIATSYPKILSNFLKENNINAEIHEISGSVEIAPSIGLADAVCDIVSSGSTLLSNGLKEADVIMRSEAVLVSNNNLSDGQKDILNQLLFRMESVQAGKNNKYILLNAPNESIDEIIDLLPGMKSPTVLPLAMEGWSSLHSVVKEDDFWEVIEKLKGAGAQGILVAPIEKMIV, from the coding sequence ATGAATACATTAAAAATTGCTATACAAAAGTCAGGTCGATTAAGCGAAGACTCACTAAAACTAATTAAAGAATGTGGAATTAAATTCAGCAATGGAAAAGGTAAACTTAAAGCAGTTGCTGATAATTTCCCAATCGAGTTTTTATTTTTAAGAGATGACGATATTCCAGGTTATGTTGAAGACGGAGTAGCTGATTTAGGAATTGTGGGGGAAAACGTATTAGTTGAATACAACAATGATGTCAAAATAGTCAAAAAGTTAGGATTTTCTAAATGCAGACTATCAATTGGTGTAGATAGAAACTGGGATTATAAAAATATTAAGGATTTAGATGGGAAAAGCATCGCTACATCCTACCCTAAAATCTTAAGTAATTTCTTAAAAGAAAACAATATTAATGCAGAAATTCATGAAATCAGCGGTTCAGTGGAGATTGCTCCAAGTATAGGCTTAGCTGATGCTGTTTGCGATATTGTTAGTTCTGGTAGCACTTTGTTAAGTAATGGTTTAAAAGAAGCCGATGTAATTATGCGTTCAGAGGCGGTCTTAGTTTCAAACAACAATTTATCTGATGGGCAGAAAGACATTTTGAATCAACTGCTATTCAGAATGGAGTCTGTTCAAGCTGGTAAAAACAACAAGTACATTTTATTGAATGCTCCAAATGAATCGATTGATGAAATTATTGATTTATTACCGGGGATGAAAAGCCCAACGGTTTTACCTTTAGCAATGGAAGGATGGAGTTCATTACATTCTGTTGTAAAAGAAGATGATTTTTGGGAAGTAATAGAAAAACTGAAAGGAGCGGGCGCTCAAGGAATATTAGTAGCTCCTATAGAGAAGATGATTGTATAG
- the hisD gene encoding histidinol dehydrogenase — MKDYTYPKRDSWEHLLKRPTESLSDIRKIVQPIMDAVQSNGDDALKAYTKKFDGIELDNFLVNDHEIKSASSAVSDKLKEAIKVAHDNIFQFHEAQVTVPLKIETMPGVLCERKSVAIPKVGLYIPGGTAPLFSTVLMLAIPAKIAGCKEIVLCTPPNKEGKIHPAILYAAEVAGITKIFKVGGAQAIAAFAYGTESIPKVDKIFGPGNQYVTAAKQLASLEAVAIDMPAGPSEVLVYADKGADPGFVAADLLSQAEHGVDSQVIFVTTYPEMLNALQKEIYHQLSELPRWEIADRCLQNSAVIILKSEAECIDLINLYAPEHLILLAENAREIAGQIENAGSIFLGYYTPESAGDYASGTNHTLPTNGAARAYSGVSLDSFVKNITYQEITPEGLRSLGPHVEEMAEAESLRAHKNAVTVRLNSLKNK; from the coding sequence ATGAAAGATTACACATACCCGAAAAGAGATAGCTGGGAACATCTACTGAAAAGACCAACAGAATCTCTTTCTGATATAAGAAAAATAGTTCAACCTATTATGGATGCGGTTCAAAGCAATGGAGACGATGCTTTAAAAGCCTACACAAAAAAGTTTGACGGGATCGAATTGGATAATTTTCTGGTGAATGATCATGAGATAAAATCAGCTTCATCAGCTGTTTCAGATAAATTAAAGGAGGCTATCAAAGTGGCCCATGATAATATTTTTCAATTTCATGAGGCACAAGTAACCGTTCCACTCAAAATTGAAACCATGCCAGGTGTATTGTGTGAACGAAAATCAGTAGCCATCCCTAAGGTAGGCTTGTACATTCCTGGTGGAACGGCTCCTCTTTTCAGTACAGTTTTAATGTTGGCCATACCCGCGAAAATTGCTGGTTGTAAAGAAATAGTATTATGTACACCACCTAATAAAGAAGGGAAAATTCATCCTGCAATTTTATATGCTGCTGAAGTTGCTGGAATTACAAAAATATTTAAAGTGGGTGGAGCCCAAGCAATTGCTGCTTTTGCTTATGGAACAGAAAGCATTCCGAAGGTAGATAAAATATTTGGCCCTGGTAATCAATATGTAACTGCCGCTAAGCAGCTGGCAAGTTTGGAAGCAGTTGCAATAGATATGCCTGCAGGACCATCAGAAGTATTAGTCTATGCAGATAAAGGTGCAGATCCAGGCTTTGTAGCCGCTGATCTACTATCGCAAGCAGAACACGGAGTTGATAGTCAAGTAATTTTTGTCACCACCTATCCGGAAATGTTAAATGCGTTGCAAAAAGAAATATACCATCAGCTAAGTGAATTGCCTCGCTGGGAAATTGCTGACAGATGCTTGCAAAATAGTGCCGTCATCATTTTAAAGTCTGAAGCTGAATGTATTGATTTAATAAATTTATATGCTCCTGAGCACTTGATTTTATTAGCTGAAAATGCGAGGGAAATAGCCGGTCAAATTGAAAATGCTGGCTCCATATTTTTAGGATACTATACTCCCGAATCTGCTGGTGATTATGCATCAGGGACTAATCATACTTTACCAACAAATGGTGCTGCACGAGCTTATAGTGGAGTTTCTTTGGATAGTTTTGTTAAGAATATCACCTATCAGGAAATAACACCCGAAGGCTTGCGGTCCTTGGGCCCGCATGTAGAAGAGATGGCGGAAGCCGAATCCTTAAGAGCACATAAAAACGCAGTGACTGTCAGACTAAATAGTTTAAAGAATAAATAA
- the hisC gene encoding histidinol-phosphate transaminase, translated as MSNNINWEDLVLPHILKLQAYSSARDEFSGDAKVFLDANENPFDEEQQNWNRYPDPLQKKIKTRLSDLKGIPAENIFLGNGSDEAIDLLFRIFCKSEESNIVTCPPTYGMYKVSSSIHNVENIEVQLTEDFQLDVKAIIDKATQQSKMLFICSPNNPTGNSLRKDDIQYLLENFNGIVVIDEAYIDFSAQDSWIHALSEYPNLVVLQTLSKAWGLASARLGMAFANQDLIKILNKVKPPYNISGPSQKLVAESLSKKQIFDNQVKAIIAERDDLFLKLQDIAGVKKVYPTDANFILVEINDAKEIYQNLLKNGIVVRDRSNVSLCNDCLRITVGTKEENEAIIRGLEGITSGDKLNY; from the coding sequence ATGAGCAATAATATAAATTGGGAGGACTTAGTACTTCCACATATTCTAAAATTGCAGGCATACTCTTCAGCAAGAGATGAATTTTCCGGTGATGCTAAGGTGTTTTTAGACGCCAATGAAAATCCGTTTGATGAGGAGCAACAAAACTGGAACCGCTACCCCGATCCATTACAAAAGAAAATAAAAACCAGATTATCTGACTTAAAAGGAATCCCCGCTGAAAATATATTCTTAGGTAATGGAAGTGATGAGGCAATAGATTTACTTTTTAGAATTTTCTGCAAAAGTGAAGAATCCAACATAGTCACCTGCCCTCCTACTTATGGAATGTATAAAGTATCTTCATCCATCCATAATGTTGAAAATATAGAAGTTCAATTAACTGAAGATTTTCAATTAGATGTGAAAGCGATTATAGACAAGGCCACTCAGCAAAGCAAAATGCTTTTTATCTGTTCTCCGAATAATCCAACGGGAAATAGCTTGAGGAAAGATGACATTCAGTATTTATTAGAGAATTTTAATGGAATTGTAGTCATTGATGAGGCTTATATTGATTTTTCAGCTCAAGACTCATGGATACATGCGTTATCAGAGTATCCAAATTTGGTAGTTCTACAAACTTTAAGCAAAGCATGGGGCTTAGCTTCAGCCAGATTGGGAATGGCATTTGCAAATCAAGATTTAATTAAGATACTTAACAAAGTTAAACCCCCATATAATATTAGTGGCCCTAGTCAAAAACTGGTAGCAGAATCACTTTCAAAGAAGCAAATATTTGACAATCAAGTAAAAGCGATTATAGCAGAAAGAGATGACCTATTTCTCAAGCTGCAAGATATAGCGGGGGTTAAGAAGGTTTATCCGACTGATGCAAATTTTATTTTAGTAGAAATAAATGATGCAAAAGAAATCTATCAAAACCTTCTTAAAAACGGCATTGTGGTCAGAGATCGTTCCAATGTTTCACTATGTAATGACTGCTTGAGAATAACGGTCGGAACTAAGGAAGAGAATGAGGCTATTATTAGGGGTCTGGAAGGGATAACTTCAGGTGACAAGCTGAATTACTAA
- a CDS encoding NUDIX domain-containing protein, whose amino-acid sequence MPINPWKLLKSKIQYENPWIKVEEHDVINPGGGMGIYGKVHFKNVAVGIVPVDDDGNTWLVGQYRYPLDEYSWEIPEGGCPIGERELDAAKRELREETGLFAASWEELLRIHTSNSVSDERGVVYLAKELKQGETDFEETEDLKIRKLPISEAFQMVMDGKITDSISIAALLKLKYLLDKI is encoded by the coding sequence ATGCCGATAAATCCCTGGAAGTTATTAAAATCTAAAATTCAATATGAAAACCCATGGATTAAAGTTGAAGAACATGATGTGATCAATCCTGGTGGCGGTATGGGGATATATGGAAAAGTACATTTTAAGAATGTGGCAGTTGGTATTGTTCCAGTAGATGATGATGGAAATACATGGTTGGTTGGTCAATATAGATATCCATTGGATGAATATAGCTGGGAAATCCCAGAAGGGGGGTGCCCTATTGGCGAAAGGGAGCTTGATGCAGCCAAACGTGAACTGAGAGAAGAAACCGGGTTATTCGCTGCAAGCTGGGAGGAATTATTGAGGATTCATACCAGCAATTCTGTTTCTGACGAGAGAGGAGTTGTATATTTAGCTAAGGAGTTAAAACAGGGAGAAACGGACTTTGAGGAAACCGAAGATTTAAAAATTAGAAAGCTTCCAATATCAGAAGCTTTTCAAATGGTAATGGACGGTAAAATTACTGATAGTATTAGTATCGCAGCCCTGCTAAAGTTGAAGTATTTGCTGGATAAAATTTAG
- a CDS encoding sensor histidine kinase, with the protein MKEKISNIAQVKFLLIIVISSALLSKVYCQGMLEDSSRYYTSIAKKNWHNDIQKAHKAAQNAYRLISNIEDSTLKADSYAQYGISFYTNQEYDSAIKYYQKAINLASKEEANNYRFISYLCSAYEKKGHYKHIFDIIENEILANDNNNSEYFNLLLIKLSAALKIGLTEEAVLTLKILEDVIPQLDTINTYNKYISLKAKYYQTIASFQNSDSIFLRLIEHYDSTNNKMDKAETFMQLALNAMEVSRYQQSSQYLIQSEAIYDSLNYGFGKANIDLYTGTLLSWMQRYNEASNYIFKALKVFEENNNVNEIQIAYYELGWIFYSLNLENRAESYLFKALEIAETIQNFSYLGRSHNALGSLYTDLEKYDSAILHFDSAIYFQKITKNIKELSAAKFNKAVVLEKIGKDDQALKIYKETYKIDVDLNNYAGLIEGEWILGEYYMKIQKLDSAKFYFDLGEKHANELGEKYFLLKIYQAQAKLNSKQEIYKLSADYLQKALKTQKELAQENKTLELATLETTYNLKSKDKELALLNLQKENNEQTIALNQKTIASQRNTLIVLVIGIAVLLILSYIIFRYLKVRTKTNQQLRELNYEIQEKQEEIMAQSEELKEANDHVNELNEFLEKKVKDRTNALENALSELDHFFYRASHDFRGPLTTLMGLVGISKRYDLPTEATILFNKVNITVKKLDSMVKKLQAVSFLGDFENLKSPQTMEIENEINRIVNEVIKNKSYDGVDYNYEIELNSSISEITFYPVILEICLSNLIENSLVFNHSKNIVINIKVESYEDQLILSVKDNGTGISNEQQANIFDMFKRNSPTSTGNGLGLYIVKKAIEILDGKIQLESDTRTGSTFILIFPLTGIMQSTSNNYNKVYTSL; encoded by the coding sequence TTGAAGGAAAAGATTTCAAATATTGCACAGGTAAAGTTTTTACTAATCATAGTTATTTCTAGCGCTTTGCTGTCAAAAGTTTATTGTCAGGGAATGCTGGAAGACTCTTCTCGGTACTATACTTCTATTGCTAAAAAGAATTGGCATAATGATATTCAAAAAGCTCATAAAGCCGCTCAAAATGCCTATCGACTAATATCAAACATAGAAGACTCCACACTTAAGGCAGACTCTTACGCTCAATATGGGATTTCATTTTACACAAATCAAGAATATGACAGTGCTATAAAATATTATCAAAAAGCAATAAATCTTGCAAGCAAGGAAGAGGCTAATAATTACCGTTTTATATCGTATTTATGTTCTGCTTACGAGAAAAAAGGACATTACAAACATATTTTTGACATAATAGAAAATGAAATTCTCGCCAATGATAACAACAATTCAGAATACTTCAATTTACTATTGATCAAATTATCAGCGGCTTTGAAAATTGGATTAACTGAAGAGGCAGTGTTGACCTTGAAAATTCTTGAAGACGTAATACCACAATTAGATACTATAAATACTTACAATAAGTATATTAGCTTGAAGGCGAAATATTATCAAACAATAGCGTCCTTTCAGAACTCAGATTCGATATTTTTAAGGTTAATTGAGCATTATGACTCTACTAACAATAAGATGGATAAGGCTGAGACCTTTATGCAACTGGCCCTAAATGCAATGGAAGTAAGTAGGTATCAACAAAGCTCACAATATTTGATTCAATCTGAAGCTATATATGATAGTCTGAACTACGGATTTGGAAAAGCTAATATTGATTTGTACACAGGAACTTTACTATCTTGGATGCAACGTTATAATGAAGCAAGTAACTACATCTTCAAAGCTCTTAAAGTCTTCGAAGAAAATAATAATGTAAATGAAATTCAAATAGCCTACTATGAATTAGGATGGATTTTCTACTCTTTGAATTTAGAGAATAGAGCAGAAAGCTACTTATTCAAGGCACTAGAAATAGCAGAAACTATTCAAAATTTTAGTTATTTAGGTAGAAGTCATAATGCGCTTGGTTCTTTATACACTGATCTAGAAAAGTACGACTCAGCTATCCTGCATTTTGATTCAGCTATTTATTTCCAAAAAATCACAAAAAATATAAAAGAATTATCGGCAGCAAAATTTAATAAAGCTGTGGTTTTGGAAAAAATTGGTAAAGATGACCAAGCACTTAAGATATACAAAGAAACTTATAAAATAGATGTAGACTTAAATAATTATGCAGGATTAATTGAGGGAGAATGGATTTTAGGGGAATACTATATGAAAATCCAAAAACTAGACTCTGCCAAATTTTATTTTGATTTAGGGGAAAAACATGCAAATGAATTGGGAGAGAAGTACTTTCTGCTAAAAATATATCAAGCCCAAGCAAAACTCAATTCCAAACAGGAAATCTACAAACTTTCGGCAGATTATTTACAAAAAGCGTTAAAAACACAGAAAGAGTTGGCACAAGAAAACAAAACGCTAGAATTGGCCACATTGGAAACCACTTACAACCTAAAAAGCAAAGACAAAGAACTGGCTTTGCTAAATCTACAAAAAGAGAATAACGAGCAAACGATTGCACTAAATCAAAAAACCATAGCATCTCAACGAAATACTTTAATCGTTTTAGTAATCGGAATTGCTGTTTTATTGATTCTTAGTTACATCATTTTCAGATACCTTAAAGTAAGAACTAAAACTAATCAACAGCTGAGAGAATTAAATTATGAGATTCAGGAAAAGCAGGAGGAAATTATGGCTCAATCTGAAGAATTAAAAGAAGCCAATGATCATGTGAACGAACTAAATGAATTTCTCGAAAAGAAGGTCAAAGACAGAACCAATGCCTTAGAAAATGCTCTTTCCGAATTAGATCACTTTTTCTATAGAGCTTCGCACGATTTTAGAGGACCTCTTACAACTCTGATGGGCTTGGTTGGGATTTCAAAAAGATACGATTTACCTACCGAAGCTACGATCCTATTCAATAAAGTAAATATTACTGTGAAAAAATTGGATAGTATGGTTAAAAAGCTCCAGGCAGTTAGTTTCTTAGGTGATTTTGAAAATTTGAAATCACCCCAAACAATGGAAATAGAAAATGAAATTAATCGAATCGTTAATGAAGTGATTAAGAACAAATCCTACGATGGAGTCGATTATAATTATGAAATAGAACTTAATTCTTCTATATCCGAAATCACTTTTTATCCTGTAATTCTTGAAATCTGTTTAAGTAATTTAATTGAAAACAGTTTAGTTTTTAATCATTCAAAAAATATAGTAATTAATATTAAAGTGGAATCTTATGAAGATCAACTTATTCTTTCCGTAAAGGACAATGGAACAGGAATATCAAACGAGCAACAGGCTAATATTTTCGATATGTTTAAAAGAAATTCTCCTACGTCCACAGGCAATGGTCTAGGACTGTATATTGTCAAAAAAGCAATAGAGATCCTTGACGGCAAAATCCAACTAGAAAGTGACACAAGGACAGGGAGTACTTTCATATTGATATTTCCCTTGACAGGAATAATGCAAAGCACTTCAAATAATTACAACAAAGTATATACATCCCTTTAA
- a CDS encoding cation:proton antiporter, whose product MIELASILVLGVFAQWLAWKIKQPAILPLIIIGLLVGPISTFFTPEGTKLIDGDSIFSGDLLFSFVSLSVGVILFEGGLTLNLKEVRTVASTVRNLLIVGVIITFIGGTIAAVAILDLSLSMALLFGGLIIVSGPTVVLPILRNVRPNAKINTILKWEGILIDPLGALIAVLVYEFIKSSSNGEYYTVEALKDFVTTISVGFFIGGFGAVLIWYIISKNKIPDYLRNVITLGTVILVFSLSDMLQKEAGLLATTIMGIVLANLKLDDFKKILSFKEDISLILVTLLFILLSSRINIDQIEQLGTRSLVLFAVVIFVLRPLGVWLSSIGSTLRWQEKIFISWIGPRGIVAAAVASLFSLDLLSSETTSAAIKSEAELLLPLVFLVIVGTVIIQGTSAKYVGKWLGVLRKEPQGVLFVGANEIAKKLALFLKKEGFYVLLADTAKHNVNEARKLNLPVYEGNILSEEIFEEVDLSQIGKMMAVTSNSGINSLALSWFDNELGMENTYRIVSKEEAENENLPLPKNVLFKSRLDYLSLNHLLRQNSEISEVKFYGESEYEEFLEEKGKTIIPLFIITSEKKLQIISGYPEEVGKDDRLIFLKNKNYNMVSNEND is encoded by the coding sequence ATGATAGAATTAGCAAGCATATTAGTTTTAGGGGTTTTCGCACAATGGTTAGCATGGAAAATAAAGCAACCGGCAATTCTCCCGCTGATTATTATAGGATTATTAGTAGGCCCAATTTCTACTTTTTTCACTCCTGAAGGCACTAAGCTAATTGATGGTGACAGCATTTTTTCAGGTGATTTGCTATTCTCATTTGTATCCCTATCGGTAGGCGTGATTCTATTTGAAGGGGGATTAACTCTAAATTTGAAAGAAGTACGAACTGTTGCAAGTACAGTAAGAAACCTTTTGATTGTGGGGGTAATTATCACATTTATAGGGGGTACAATAGCAGCTGTGGCAATACTAGACTTAAGTCTATCGATGGCTTTGCTTTTCGGTGGTTTGATAATTGTGTCGGGTCCTACAGTGGTTTTACCCATTTTGAGAAACGTGAGACCAAATGCAAAAATCAATACTATACTTAAATGGGAAGGTATTCTGATCGATCCTTTAGGCGCATTAATTGCAGTCCTGGTTTATGAATTCATCAAAAGCTCGTCCAACGGTGAATACTACACTGTTGAAGCTTTAAAGGATTTCGTTACTACGATTTCAGTAGGTTTCTTTATTGGTGGTTTTGGAGCCGTTTTAATCTGGTATATCATCAGTAAAAATAAAATACCTGATTATTTAAGGAATGTAATAACCTTAGGGACTGTAATTTTGGTTTTTTCACTTTCTGATATGCTACAAAAAGAAGCAGGGCTTCTAGCAACTACCATTATGGGAATTGTTCTTGCCAATTTAAAGCTTGATGACTTTAAGAAAATCTTGTCTTTCAAAGAAGATATCAGTCTAATATTAGTCACTCTGCTTTTTATTTTACTTTCTAGTAGAATCAACATTGATCAAATAGAACAATTAGGAACAAGAAGCCTTGTTCTATTTGCTGTAGTTATTTTCGTGCTCAGACCGTTGGGAGTTTGGTTAAGTTCTATAGGATCTACCCTTCGTTGGCAAGAAAAAATCTTTATTTCATGGATTGGCCCGCGAGGAATCGTTGCGGCAGCTGTAGCTTCATTATTTTCTTTGGATTTACTCAGCTCTGAAACTACTAGCGCTGCGATAAAATCTGAAGCAGAACTGTTGTTACCACTTGTATTTTTAGTAATAGTGGGAACTGTTATAATTCAGGGAACCAGTGCCAAATACGTTGGTAAATGGCTCGGAGTTTTGAGAAAAGAACCGCAGGGAGTATTATTTGTAGGTGCTAACGAAATTGCTAAAAAACTGGCTTTATTTCTAAAAAAGGAAGGTTTTTACGTATTATTAGCAGACACAGCAAAGCATAATGTCAATGAAGCCAGAAAGCTAAACCTTCCCGTCTACGAAGGGAATATTCTTTCTGAAGAAATTTTTGAAGAGGTTGATCTTTCTCAAATTGGAAAAATGATGGCAGTTACTAGTAACTCAGGCATTAACTCTCTAGCCTTGAGCTGGTTCGACAATGAATTAGGAATGGAAAATACATACCGAATTGTAAGTAAGGAAGAAGCTGAAAATGAAAATCTGCCTTTACCAAAGAATGTTCTATTCAAATCAAGATTGGATTACTTAAGTTTAAATCACTTACTAAGACAAAACAGTGAAATCTCAGAGGTAAAGTTCTATGGAGAATCTGAATATGAAGAATTTCTAGAAGAAAAAGGAAAAACCATTATTCCGTTGTTTATTATCACCTCTGAAAAGAAACTACAGATCATCTCTGGGTATCCAGAAGAGGTAGGGAAAGATGATCGATTAATCTTCTTGAAGAATAAGAATTATAATATGGTAAGCAATGAAAACGACTGA